In Apus apus isolate bApuApu2 chromosome 5, bApuApu2.pri.cur, whole genome shotgun sequence, the following are encoded in one genomic region:
- the LOC127385392 gene encoding inverted formin-2-like — protein MIITRSFHLSSINCLVFQVSRSPVSIQLLSILQSLLHLEPSHHSSLLLWESLDAVVNRALLLANDIQGNTVEEVIERLLSIKKHPNKKKGAEHQLSGSANGAVQAELEPCAQTAQSPAGSSNPSKAPTAPSGPPANQKNISSSQLTNCSASLETSNPPPNAAPSPAPPPPSPPPPPSGTATPTSPINAPPAPPLPGNPPPPPPLPSMVGIPPPPPPLPGMGGIPPPPPPLPGMGGIPPPPPPLPGMGGIPPPPPPLPGMGGIPPPPPPLPGMVGIPPPPPPLPGMGGIPPPPLPGMGGIPPPPPPLPGMVGIPPPPPPLPGMGGIPPPPPPLPGMGGIPPPPPPLPGMAGDHVEAMVASQFSCPLGSGRPPRKAVKTPTLRMKKLNWQKLPSNVVRESHSIWASVSSSSEETIEPNYTSIEQLFCFPQTTPKEKTATPVKTEPKEITFLDSKKSLNLNIFLKQFKCSNEEVTAMVQNGDRTKFDVEVLKQLLKLLPEKHEIENLKAFKEEKSKLANADQFYLLLLQIPSYQLRIECMLICEETTIVLDMIQPKAEAIRRACEDLLNSHRLPLFCQLILKVGNFLNYGSHTGDADGFKISTLLKLTETKANQTRITLLHHILEEVENSHTDLLELPKDLEYVSKAAGINLDIIRTESSTNLKKLLELQRKVLSSNDDVKQQYEKPIQDSIDASRNLEEEFEAIERKREELANYLCEDPSKLSLEDIFNTMKTFRDLFIRALKENKDRKEQAAKAEKRKKQLEEEEGKRQKGENGKVIKKGMAKQEEVCVIDALLADIRKGFTLRKTKNRHELDALPKTSPAESPEESQSGKSVKDPRAAGQQIDDKTKQNSDGHPSASTPLSATALMEVGGDVTNAAASNQALSVNNVGGNLPPESRMESPSVSLVEADGAGQPMPSAGMKQADSWASLQLSTKNGSVAFSAASIGTGIRFVSSSSGSALRDQQNGSISEGQDKECPADGSESYRLAQEPEIRLSEMGLDPGSAQSVPCGEAYQAESKEMVKENEDPGTDSLLDTSQEKSFSEEPATDSSCSTTLPPGQTHTDREKQRPSGKRRKKKRHSKSYSAEVETDTGDNKTKKGCVVQ, from the exons TCCAAGGGAATACAGTTGAAGAAGTCATCGAGAGGTTGCTATCTATCAAGAAACatccaaacaagaaaaaaggagcTGAACACCAGCTGTCTGGGAGTGCAAATGGAGCTGTCCAGGCTGAGCTAGAACCATGTGCACAGACAGCTCAGAGCCCAGCAGGATCATCAAACCCCTCCAAAGCACCAACAGCTCCCTCAGGGCCACCTGCCAACCAAAAGAATATCTCATCATCCCAGCTCACAAACTGCTCTGCTTCGCTGGAGACATCTAACCCTCCACCCAAtgcagctccatccccagcacctccaCCCCCATCACCTCCACCCCCACCCTCTGGCACAGCAACCCCCACATCTCCCATAAATGCACCTCCAGCCCCTCCGCTCCCTGGCAAccctccacccccacctccATTGCCCAGTATGGTGGGTATTCCTCCACCCCCACCTCCATTGCCTGGCATGGGTGGcatccctccacccccacccccattGCCTGGCATGGGTGGcatccctccacccccacccccattGCCTGGCATGGGTGGcatccctccacccccacccccattGCCTGGCATGGGTGGcatccctccacccccacctccGTTGCCTGGGATGGTGGGcatccctccacccccacccccattGCCTGGCATGGGTGGCATCCCTCCACCCCCATTGCCTGGCATGGGTGGcatccctccacccccacctccATTGCCTGGGATGGTGGGcatccctccacccccacctccATTGCCTGGCATGGGTGGcatccctccacccccacctccGTTGCCTGGGATGGGTGGcatccctccacccccacctccATTGCCTGGCATGGCAGGAGATCATGTAGAAGCCATGGTGGCCTCCCAATTCAGCTGCCCTCTGGGCTCAGGCCGGCCTCCCCGCAAGGCAGTGAAGACACCAACGTTGAGAATGAAGAAGCTGAACTGGCAGAAGCTGCCCTCCAACGTGGTGAGAG AAAGTCACTCAATATGGGCttcagtgagcagcagcagtgaggaaacCATAGAACCCAACTACACAAGCATAGAGCAGCTGTTTTGCTTTCCACAAACAACCCCCAAGGAGAAGACAGCCACACCAGTGAAGACAGAACCAAAGGAG atCACATTTTTGGACTCCAAGAAAAGTCTCAATTTGAACATATTTTTGAAGCAATTTAAATG ctccaaTGAAGAGGTGACTGCCATGGTCCAGAACGGGGATCGTACCAAGTTTGATGTTGAGGTTCTGAAGCAGttgctgaagctgctgcctgAAAAGCATGAG ATAGAAAACCTGAAGGCCTTCAAAGAAGAGAAATCAAAGCTTGCAAATGCAGATCAGTTTTATCTTCTTCTCCTTCAGATTCCCAG CTACCAGCTGCGCATTGAATGTATGCTGATCTGCGAGGAGACCACCATTGTGCTGGACATGATTCAGCCAAAAGCTGAAGCCATCCGGAGAGCCTGTGAAG ATCTTCTGAACAGCCATCGCCTGCCCCTTTTTTGTCAACTGATTCTCAAAGTTGGAAACTTTCTGAACTAC GGAAGTCACACAGGCGACGCGGATGGGTTTAAAATCAGCACTTTACTGAAACTAacagaaaccaaagcaaaccaaacccGCATTACACTGCTCCACCATATTCTGGAG GAAGTAGAAAACAGCCACACGGACCTTCTGGAACTGCCAAAGGATCTTGAATatgtttcaaaagcagcagg AATCAATCTTGATATTATACGCACGGAGTCCAGTACCAATTTAAAGAAATTGTTGGAGCTTCAACGAAAAGTCTTATCATCAAATGACGATGTGAAACAACAGTATGAGAAACCTATCCAG GATAGCATTGATGCCTCCAGAAATCTGGAAGAAGAATTTGAAGCTattgaaagaaagagagaagaactTGCAAATTATCTTTGTGAAGATCCAAGCAAGTTGTCCTTAGAGGACATATTTAACACCATGAAGACCTTCAGAGATCTCTTCATCCGAGCCCTGAAG gaaaacaaggaCAGAAAGGAGCAAGCtgccaaagcagagaaaaggaagaaacaactggaagaggaagaggggaaGAGACAGAAGGGCGAAAATGGAAAAGTCA TTAAGAAGGGGATGGCGAAGCAGGAGGAGGTGTGTGTCATTGATGCCCTCCTGGCCGACATAAGGAAAGGGTTCACgctgagaaagacaaaaaacagaCACGAGCTGGATGCACTTCCTAAAACCTCACCTGCGGAGAGCCCGGAGGAGAGTCAGTCTG gaaAGAGCGTTAAGGATCCAcgtgcagcagggcagcagatCGATGATAAGACCAAGCAAAACAGCGATGGTCATCCCTCAGCGAGCACTCCCCTCTCAGCCACTGCCCTGATGGAGGTGGGTGGAGACGTTACAAATGCCGCAGCTTCCAACCAGGCATTATCTGTGAACAATGTAGGAGGAAATTTGCCACCAGAGTCCAGGATGGAAAGCCCCTCAGTAAGCTTGGtggaagctgatggagctggTCAGCCCATGCCGAGTGCTGGGATGAAGCAAGCAGACAGCTGGGCAAGCCTCCAGCTGAGCACGAAGAACGGCTCCGTTGCCTTCTCTGCTGCAAGCATAGGCACCGGGATAAGGTTTGTGAGCAGCAGTTCAGGCTCTGCTCTGAGAGACCAGCAGAATGGATCCATCTCAGAAGGCCAGGACAAGGAATGCCCAGCTGATGGCTCAGAGAGCTACAGGCTGGCACAGGAGCCAGAAATCCGGCTGAGTGAGATGGGACTCGACCCTGGCAGCGCTCAGTCTGTGCCCTGTGGGGAGGCTTATCAGGCAGAGTCAAAAGAGATggtgaaggaaaatgaagaccCTGGTACAGACTCACTGTTGGACACCTCTCAAGAGAAGTCCTTCTCAGAGGAGCCAGCCACTGACTCCTCTTGTTCGACAACGCTCCCCCCGGGGCAAACTCACACCgacagggaaaagcagaggcCATCTGGGAAAcggaggaagaagaagaggcaCAGCAAAAGCTACTCAG cagAGGTTGAGACTGATACTGgagataataaaacaaaaaaaggttgtGTGGTACAATGA